A window of Pseudomonas monteilii contains these coding sequences:
- the ispH gene encoding 4-hydroxy-3-methylbut-2-enyl diphosphate reductase (catalyzes the conversion of 1-hydroxy-2-methyl-2-(E)-butenyl 4-diphosphate into isopentenyl diphosphate (IPP) and dimethylallyl diphosphate (DMAPP); functions in the nonmevalonate isoprenoid biosynthesis pathway), which translates to MQIKLANPRGFCAGVDRAIEIVNRALEVFGPPIYVRHEVVHNKFVVEDLRARGAIFVEELDQVPDDVIVIFSAHGVSQAVRQEAAGRGLKVFDATCPLVTKVHIEVAKYSRDGRECILIGHAGHPEVEGTMGQYDDSNGGSIYLVEDEDDVARMQVRDPDNLAFVTQTTLSMDDTSRVIDALRARFPNIGGPRKDDICYATQNRQDAVKQLADESDVVLVVGSPNSSNSNRLRELAERMGTPAYLIDGAEDLQRSWFDGITRVGITAGASAPEVLVRGVIEQLRAWGATGADELDGRPENVTFSMPKELRVRSLI; encoded by the coding sequence ATGCAAATCAAACTCGCCAACCCGCGCGGCTTCTGTGCCGGGGTGGACCGGGCGATCGAAATCGTCAACCGTGCCCTGGAAGTCTTCGGGCCACCGATCTACGTGCGCCACGAAGTGGTGCACAACAAGTTCGTGGTCGAAGACCTGCGCGCGCGCGGTGCCATCTTCGTCGAGGAACTCGACCAGGTGCCGGACGACGTCATCGTCATCTTCAGCGCCCACGGCGTCTCCCAGGCCGTGCGCCAGGAGGCCGCCGGGCGTGGGCTCAAAGTCTTCGACGCCACCTGCCCGCTGGTCACCAAGGTGCACATCGAGGTCGCCAAGTACAGCCGTGACGGTCGCGAATGCATCCTCATCGGCCATGCCGGGCACCCGGAAGTCGAAGGCACCATGGGCCAGTACGACGACAGTAACGGCGGCTCGATCTACCTGGTCGAGGACGAAGACGACGTCGCGCGCATGCAGGTGCGCGATCCCGACAACCTGGCGTTCGTCACCCAGACCACGCTGTCGATGGACGACACCAGCCGGGTGATCGATGCGCTGCGTGCGCGCTTCCCGAACATCGGTGGCCCGCGCAAGGACGATATCTGCTACGCCACCCAGAACCGCCAGGACGCGGTCAAGCAGCTGGCCGACGAGTCGGACGTGGTGCTGGTGGTGGGCAGCCCGAACAGTTCCAACTCCAATCGCCTGCGCGAGCTGGCCGAGCGGATGGGCACGCCTGCCTACCTGATCGACGGTGCCGAAGACCTCCAGCGCAGCTGGTTCGACGGCATCACCCGTGTCGGTATCACCGCCGGTGCCTCGGCGCCCGAGGTGCTGGTGCGCGGGGTGATCGAGCAGCTGCGCGCCTGGGGCGCGACCGGTGCTGACGAACTCGACGGGCGTCCGGAGAACGTCACCTTCTCCATGCCCAAGGAGTTGCGCGTCCGTTCGCTGATCTGA
- a CDS encoding pilus assembly protein PilE translates to MQQGNSLIELLIVLAVIGMLAAVALPAYDEPLKQAARTEAVGLLHDVALRLEQHRVRHGRYDEPPPERPWPTGTRHYRLTVGLDATTYRLTAERAPGGRFAHDPCGDFQLDQAGRRENRGGQLPVEVCWGN, encoded by the coding sequence ATGCAGCAAGGAAACAGCCTGATCGAGCTGTTGATTGTGCTGGCGGTGATCGGCATGCTGGCGGCCGTTGCCTTGCCTGCCTACGATGAGCCGCTCAAGCAGGCGGCGCGTACGGAGGCGGTGGGTCTGTTGCACGACGTGGCCTTGCGCCTCGAACAGCACCGCGTCCGGCATGGCCGGTACGACGAGCCGCCGCCTGAGAGGCCATGGCCGACCGGCACCCGCCATTACCGCCTGACGGTAGGTCTCGATGCGACCACCTATCGGCTGACCGCCGAACGTGCCCCGGGCGGTCGGTTCGCGCACGACCCGTGCGGCGATTTTCAGCTCGATCAGGCGGGGCGTCGCGAGAATCGGGGCGGGCAGTTGCCGGTCGAGGTCTGCTGGGGCAATTGA
- a CDS encoding DNA transporter — protein sequence MQVKHLLLIAILGLTAACSSNKEVIDENLSETELYQQAQADLDNHSYNSAVGKLKALESRYPFGRYADQAQLELIYANYKNAEPEAAKSAAERFIRLHPQHPNVDYAYYLKGLTSFDQDRGLLARFLPLDMTRRDPGAARDSYNEFAQLTSRYPNSRYAPDAKQRMIYLRNLLAAYEIHVADYYLTREAYVAAANRGRYVVENFQETPSVGDGLAVMVEAYQRLHLDDLAATSLETLKLNYPDHPSLVDGEFEPKTGVNDHRSWLSKATLGLIESDTPLPPGETRANQDVVRQFEDARSEMPAELLPKDEDGNPVYPEGPKEASKGRSWFSYATFGLFD from the coding sequence ATGCAAGTGAAACACCTGCTGCTGATCGCCATCCTCGGACTCACTGCTGCCTGTTCCTCGAACAAGGAAGTCATCGACGAAAACCTCAGCGAAACCGAGCTGTACCAGCAGGCGCAGGCTGACCTGGACAACCACAGCTACAACAGCGCCGTGGGCAAGCTCAAGGCGCTGGAGTCGCGCTACCCGTTCGGTCGCTACGCCGACCAGGCGCAGCTCGAGCTGATCTACGCCAACTACAAGAACGCCGAGCCCGAGGCTGCCAAGTCGGCTGCCGAGCGCTTCATCCGCCTGCACCCGCAGCACCCGAACGTCGACTACGCCTACTACCTCAAGGGCCTGACCTCGTTCGACCAGGACCGTGGCCTGCTGGCGCGCTTCCTGCCGCTGGACATGACCCGACGCGACCCGGGCGCCGCGCGTGACTCGTACAACGAGTTTGCCCAGCTGACCAGCCGCTACCCCAACAGCCGCTACGCGCCGGATGCCAAGCAGCGCATGATCTACCTGCGCAACCTGCTGGCCGCCTACGAAATCCACGTGGCCGACTACTACCTGACCCGCGAAGCCTACGTCGCTGCCGCCAACCGTGGCCGCTACGTGGTGGAAAACTTCCAGGAAACGCCGTCGGTCGGCGATGGCCTGGCCGTGATGGTCGAAGCCTACCAGCGCCTGCACCTGGACGACCTGGCGGCGACCAGCCTCGAGACCCTGAAGCTCAACTACCCTGACCACCCGAGCCTGGTGGATGGCGAGTTCGAGCCCAAGACCGGCGTAAACGACCACCGCTCGTGGCTGTCGAAAGCCACCCTGGGCCTGATCGAATCCGACACGCCGCTGCCACCGGGCGAGACGCGCGCCAACCAGGACGTGGTTCGTCAGTTCGAAGATGCCCGTTCGGAGATGCCTGCCGAGCTGCTGCCGAAGGACGAAGACGGCAATCCGGTGTACCCGGAAGGCCCGAAAGAAGCCAGCAAGGGCCGCTCCTGGTTCAGCTACGCCACCTTCGGTCTGTTCGACTGA
- a CDS encoding signal peptidase II, producing MPNPGAGRFGRLGWLWLSVVVVVLDQVTKLYFNSALADGREITVIPNLLSWLLAYNYGAAFSFLADGAGWQRWLFALIAVVVSAVLVVWLKRLGRGETWLAIALALVLGGALGNLYDRMAHGHVIDFIFVHWKDIWRFPVFNIADCAITVGAIMLALDMFKSRKAEEPAHD from the coding sequence ATGCCTAACCCAGGTGCGGGGCGCTTCGGGCGCCTTGGCTGGCTCTGGCTGAGCGTGGTGGTCGTGGTCCTCGACCAGGTCACCAAGCTCTACTTCAACAGCGCCTTGGCCGATGGCCGTGAGATCACGGTCATCCCCAACCTGTTGAGCTGGCTGCTGGCCTACAACTACGGTGCGGCGTTCAGCTTCCTGGCCGATGGTGCGGGGTGGCAGCGCTGGCTGTTCGCCCTGATCGCCGTGGTGGTGAGCGCGGTGCTGGTGGTCTGGCTCAAGCGGCTGGGGCGCGGCGAGACCTGGCTGGCCATCGCCCTGGCGCTGGTGCTCGGCGGTGCGCTGGGCAACCTGTACGACCGCATGGCCCACGGCCACGTCATCGACTTCATCTTCGTGCACTGGAAAGACATCTGGCGCTTCCCGGTCTTCAACATCGCGGACTGTGCCATCACCGTCGGTGCGATCATGCTGGCGCTCGACATGTTCAAGAGCCGCAAGGCGGAGGAGCCTGCCCATGACTGA
- a CDS encoding bifunctional riboflavin kinase/FMN adenylyltransferase: MQLVRGLYNLRPEHRGCVATIGNFDGVHRGHQAILARLRERGQAMGLPTCVVVFEPQPREYFAPDSAPPRLSRLRDKLALLTEAGIDRVLCLPFNRRLSQLDARQFVEAILVDGLGARHVEVGDDFRFGCDRAGDFDFLVEAGRRHGFSVEAAETIEQDGVRVSSTQVRKALAAGDFELAARMLGRPYQISGRVLHGQKLARQLGWPTANVQLKRRRVPLVGVYLTSAMIDGKAWPGVANIGVRPSVAGDGRPHLEIHLLDYAGDLYGRRLTVEFHHKLREEQRFASLEALKSAIDADVAAARAHWHAQPLTKSLK; this comes from the coding sequence ATGCAGCTGGTTCGAGGTCTTTACAACCTACGCCCCGAGCATCGGGGCTGCGTCGCCACCATTGGCAACTTCGATGGCGTTCACCGCGGCCACCAGGCGATCCTGGCGCGTCTGCGCGAGCGCGGCCAGGCCATGGGCCTGCCGACGTGCGTGGTGGTCTTCGAGCCGCAGCCACGCGAATACTTCGCGCCGGACAGCGCGCCGCCCCGGCTGTCGCGGTTGCGCGACAAGCTCGCGCTGCTGACCGAGGCGGGCATCGACCGCGTGCTGTGCCTGCCCTTCAATCGCCGGCTCAGCCAGCTCGATGCCCGCCAGTTCGTCGAGGCCATTCTGGTCGACGGGCTCGGCGCACGGCACGTGGAAGTCGGGGACGATTTCCGCTTCGGCTGCGACCGGGCCGGTGACTTCGATTTCCTGGTCGAGGCCGGGCGGCGTCACGGGTTCAGCGTCGAGGCCGCCGAGACCATCGAACAGGATGGCGTGCGGGTCAGCAGCACGCAGGTGCGCAAGGCGCTGGCCGCCGGGGACTTCGAGCTGGCCGCGCGCATGCTCGGGCGCCCCTACCAGATCAGCGGGCGCGTGTTGCATGGCCAGAAGCTGGCGCGCCAGCTGGGCTGGCCCACCGCCAACGTCCAGCTCAAGCGTCGTCGCGTCCCGCTCGTCGGGGTCTACCTGACCAGCGCGATGATCGATGGCAAGGCCTGGCCCGGGGTCGCCAACATCGGGGTGCGCCCCTCCGTCGCCGGTGACGGTCGTCCTCACCTGGAAATTCACTTGCTCGACTATGCCGGCGATCTCTATGGCCGGCGCCTGACGGTGGAATTCCACCACAAGCTGCGTGAAGAGCAGCGTTTCGCCTCCCTGGAGGCGCTCAAGTCGGCGATCGATGCGGATGTCGCCGCCGCACGTGCCCACTGGCACGCTCAACCGCTAACCAAGAGCCTGAAATGA
- a CDS encoding D-amino-acid oxidase: MSKRVVVVGGGVIGLLTAFNLAAQVDQVILCDQGEAGRESSWAGGGIVSPLYPWRYNAAVTALAHWSQDFYPHLGETLYARTGVDPQVYTTGLYWLDLEDESQALDWAVRHQRPLAAVDIRDVYDAVPVLGPGFERAIYMAGVANVRNPRLVKSLKAALHGLPNVIVREHCKVSGFEQQAGRVTGVRTPDGVIEGDDVVLSAGAWSGELLASLGLGLPVEPVKGQMILFQCAEDFLPTMVLAKGRYAIPRRDGHVLVGSTLEYQGFDKTPTDSALASLQASAIDLLPALADARPVAHWAGLRPGSPEGIPYIGRVPGHEGLWLNCGHFRNGLVLAPASCQLLGDLLLEQAPIIDPAPYAPEHRLSAR, from the coding sequence ATGAGCAAGCGTGTAGTGGTGGTCGGCGGGGGTGTCATCGGTCTGTTGACGGCGTTCAACCTGGCCGCCCAGGTCGATCAGGTCATCCTCTGCGACCAAGGCGAGGCGGGGCGCGAGTCGTCATGGGCCGGTGGCGGTATCGTCTCGCCGCTCTACCCGTGGCGCTACAACGCGGCAGTCACGGCACTGGCGCACTGGTCGCAGGACTTCTATCCCCACCTGGGCGAGACGCTGTACGCCCGGACCGGCGTGGACCCGCAGGTGTACACCACCGGGCTGTACTGGCTCGACCTGGAAGACGAGTCGCAGGCCCTGGACTGGGCGGTCCGTCACCAGCGACCCCTGGCGGCCGTGGACATCCGCGACGTCTACGACGCCGTGCCCGTGCTCGGGCCTGGCTTCGAGCGCGCGATCTACATGGCGGGTGTGGCCAATGTGCGCAACCCGCGTCTGGTGAAGTCGCTCAAGGCTGCACTGCACGGGTTGCCGAACGTGATCGTGCGCGAGCACTGCAAGGTCAGCGGCTTTGAACAACAGGCCGGGCGTGTCACGGGGGTGAGAACGCCTGATGGCGTGATCGAGGGTGATGACGTGGTGCTCAGCGCCGGGGCCTGGAGCGGCGAGCTATTGGCGTCGTTGGGTCTGGGCTTGCCGGTCGAGCCGGTGAAAGGGCAGATGATCCTGTTCCAGTGCGCCGAGGATTTCCTGCCTACCATGGTCCTGGCCAAGGGGCGCTACGCCATTCCACGACGCGACGGGCATGTCCTGGTCGGCAGCACGCTGGAGTACCAAGGGTTCGACAAGACGCCCACGGACTCGGCGCTGGCCAGCCTGCAGGCGTCTGCGATCGACCTGTTGCCGGCCTTGGCGGATGCCAGGCCTGTCGCCCACTGGGCAGGCCTGCGGCCAGGCTCGCCGGAGGGCATTCCGTACATTGGCCGTGTGCCTGGGCATGAAGGGCTGTGGTTGAACTGCGGGCATTTCCGCAACGGCCTGGTGTTGGCACCGGCGTCCTGCCAGTTGCTCGGTGATCTGCTGCTCGAACAGGCTCCGATCATCGATCCGGCACCTTATGCCCCGGAGCACCGCTTGTCGGCGCGTTGA
- a CDS encoding isoleucine--tRNA ligase, whose protein sequence is MTDYKATLNLPDSAFPMKAGLPQREPQILQRWDSIGLYRKLREIGKDRPTFVLHDGPPYANGKIHIGHALNKILKDMIVRSKTLSGFDAPYVPGWDCHGLPIEHKVEVTHGKHLSPDQTRELCRAYAAEQIEGQKTEFIRLGVLGDWDNPYKTMDFANEAGEIRALAEMVRHGFVFKGLKPVNWCFDCGSALAEAEVEYADKKSQTIDVAFPIADADKLAAAFGQASLAKPAAIVIWTTTPWTIPANQALNVHPEFSYALVDTGERLLVLAEELVETCLKRWGLEGTVLATAPGSALELVNFRHPFYERLSPVYLADYVELGAGTGVVHSAPAYGEDDFVTCKRYGMVNDDILTPVQSNGVYAPSLEFFGGQFIWKANPAIVEKLAEVGALLHTETITHSYMHCWRHKTPLIYRATAQWFVGMDKQPDNGAPLRERALAAIEQTKFVPAWGQARLHAMIANRPDWCISRQRNWGVPIPFFLDKQTGELHPRTVELMEEVAKRVEQQGIEAWFKLDAAELLGDEAAQYDKITDTLDVWFDSGTTHWHVLRGSHDIGHSTGPRADLYLEGSDQHRGWFHSSLLTGCAIDNHAPYRELLTHGFTVDENGRKMSKSLGNTIEPQKVNDTLGADILRLWVSATDYSGEMAVSEQILQRSADAYRRIRNTARFLLSNLTGFDPAKDLLAPEDMLALDRWAVDRTLLLQRELEEHYGEYRFWNVYSKIHNFCVQELGGFYLDIIKDRQYTTGTNSVARRSCQTALYHISEALVRWIAPILAFTADEIWQYLPGERNESVMLNTWYEGLSELPQDSEFDRAYWDRIMAVKAAVNKELENQRAAKAIGGNLQAEVTLFADERLSGDLDKLGNELRFVLITSAASVVPFVQAPAEAVVTEVEGLKLKVVKSGHTKCARCWHFRADVGSHPEHPEICARCADNISGAGEVRHYA, encoded by the coding sequence ATGACCGACTACAAAGCCACGCTAAACCTTCCGGACTCCGCCTTCCCCATGAAGGCCGGCCTGCCCCAGCGCGAACCGCAGATCCTGCAGCGCTGGGACAGCATTGGCCTGTACCGGAAGCTGCGCGAAATTGGCAAGGACCGTCCCACGTTCGTCCTGCACGACGGTCCGCCCTATGCCAACGGCAAGATCCACATCGGTCATGCGCTGAACAAGATCCTCAAGGACATGATCGTGCGCTCCAAGACCCTGTCGGGCTTCGACGCACCCTACGTGCCTGGCTGGGACTGCCACGGCCTGCCGATCGAGCACAAGGTCGAGGTCACCCACGGCAAGCACCTGAGCCCGGACCAGACCCGCGAGCTGTGCCGCGCCTACGCCGCCGAGCAGATCGAAGGGCAGAAGACCGAGTTCATTCGCCTGGGCGTACTGGGCGATTGGGACAACCCCTACAAGACCATGGACTTCGCCAACGAAGCCGGCGAGATCCGCGCGTTGGCCGAAATGGTCAGGCATGGCTTCGTGTTCAAGGGCCTCAAGCCGGTGAACTGGTGCTTCGACTGCGGTTCGGCGCTGGCTGAGGCCGAAGTCGAGTACGCCGACAAGAAGTCGCAGACCATCGACGTGGCGTTCCCGATCGCCGATGCCGACAAGCTGGCCGCCGCGTTCGGGCAGGCCAGCCTGGCCAAGCCGGCCGCCATCGTGATCTGGACCACCACCCCCTGGACCATCCCGGCCAACCAGGCGCTGAACGTGCATCCGGAATTCAGCTACGCGCTGGTCGATACCGGTGAGCGCCTGCTGGTGCTGGCCGAAGAGCTGGTCGAGACCTGCCTCAAGCGCTGGGGCCTGGAAGGCACCGTGCTGGCGACCGCGCCTGGTTCGGCGCTGGAGCTGGTCAACTTCCGTCATCCGTTCTACGAGCGCCTGTCGCCGGTGTACCTGGCCGACTACGTCGAGCTGGGCGCTGGTACCGGCGTGGTCCACTCCGCACCGGCCTACGGTGAAGACGACTTCGTGACCTGCAAGCGGTATGGCATGGTCAACGACGACATTCTCACACCGGTGCAGAGCAATGGCGTCTACGCGCCGTCGCTGGAATTCTTCGGCGGCCAGTTCATCTGGAAGGCCAACCCGGCGATCGTCGAGAAGCTGGCCGAAGTGGGCGCACTGCTGCACACCGAAACCATCACCCACAGCTACATGCACTGCTGGCGCCACAAGACCCCGCTGATCTACCGCGCCACCGCGCAGTGGTTCGTCGGCATGGACAAGCAGCCGGACAATGGCGCACCGCTGCGCGAGCGCGCCCTGGCGGCCATCGAACAGACCAAGTTCGTACCGGCCTGGGGCCAGGCGCGGCTGCACGCGATGATCGCCAACCGTCCGGACTGGTGCATCTCGCGTCAGCGCAACTGGGGTGTGCCGATTCCGTTCTTCCTCGACAAGCAGACCGGTGAGCTGCACCCGCGCACCGTCGAGCTGATGGAAGAAGTGGCCAAGCGCGTCGAACAGCAGGGCATCGAGGCCTGGTTCAAGCTGGACGCCGCCGAGCTGCTGGGCGACGAGGCCGCGCAGTACGACAAGATCACCGACACCCTCGACGTCTGGTTCGACTCCGGCACCACCCACTGGCACGTGCTGCGTGGCTCCCACGACATCGGTCACTCCACTGGCCCGCGTGCCGACCTGTACCTGGAAGGGTCCGACCAGCACCGTGGCTGGTTCCATTCCTCGCTGCTGACCGGCTGCGCGATCGACAACCACGCGCCGTACCGCGAACTGCTCACCCACGGCTTCACCGTGGACGAGAACGGCCGCAAGATGTCCAAGTCGCTGGGCAACACCATCGAGCCGCAGAAGGTCAACGACACCCTGGGGGCCGACATCCTGCGCCTGTGGGTCTCGGCCACCGACTATTCCGGCGAAATGGCGGTTTCCGAGCAGATCCTGCAGCGCAGCGCCGACGCCTACCGGCGGATCCGCAACACCGCGCGCTTCCTGCTTTCCAACCTGACCGGCTTCGACCCGGCCAAGGACCTGCTGGCGCCTGAAGACATGCTGGCGCTGGACCGCTGGGCGGTCGACCGCACCTTGCTGCTGCAGCGCGAGCTGGAAGAGCACTACGGCGAGTACCGGTTCTGGAACGTCTACTCCAAGATCCACAACTTCTGCGTGCAGGAGCTGGGCGGCTTCTACCTGGACATCATCAAGGACCGCCAGTACACCACCGGCACCAACAGTGTCGCGCGCCGTTCGTGCCAGACCGCGCTGTACCACATCAGCGAGGCCCTGGTGCGCTGGATCGCCCCGATCCTGGCGTTCACCGCCGACGAGATCTGGCAGTACCTGCCGGGCGAGCGCAACGAATCGGTGATGCTCAACACCTGGTACGAAGGCCTGAGCGAGCTGCCCCAGGACAGCGAGTTCGATCGCGCCTACTGGGACCGCATCATGGCGGTGAAGGCTGCGGTCAACAAGGAGCTGGAGAACCAGCGTGCGGCCAAGGCCATCGGTGGCAACCTGCAGGCCGAAGTCACCCTGTTCGCCGACGAGCGTTTGAGCGGCGACCTCGACAAGCTGGGCAACGAATTGCGCTTCGTGTTGATCACCTCGGCCGCCAGCGTGGTGCCGTTCGTCCAGGCGCCGGCCGAGGCCGTGGTGACCGAGGTCGAAGGGCTCAAGCTCAAGGTGGTCAAGTCCGGCCATACCAAGTGCGCGCGTTGCTGGCACTTCCGTGCCGACGTCGGCAGCCATCCGGAACACCCGGAAATCTGCGCCCGTTGCGCCGACAACATCAGCGGCGCTGGCGAGGTACGTCACTATGCCTAA
- a CDS encoding peptidylprolyl isomerase (rotamase; accelerates isomerization of the peptidyl prolyl bond, involved in the folding of proteases), whose amino-acid sequence MTETRIGQNTEVTLHFALHLENGDTVDSTFDKAPATFTVGDGNLLPGFEAALFGFKAGDRRSLSIAPESAFGQPNPQNVQVMPRSQFTDMELSEGLLVIFNDAANTELPGVVKQFDDDQVTIDFNHPLAGKTLNFEVEILEVKAL is encoded by the coding sequence ATGACTGAAACACGCATCGGTCAGAACACCGAAGTGACGCTTCACTTCGCGCTGCACCTGGAAAACGGCGACACCGTCGACAGCACCTTCGACAAGGCCCCGGCCACGTTCACGGTCGGTGACGGCAACCTGCTGCCAGGCTTCGAAGCGGCCCTGTTCGGCTTCAAGGCCGGCGACCGTCGCAGCCTGAGCATCGCGCCGGAGAGTGCCTTCGGTCAGCCCAACCCACAGAACGTGCAGGTCATGCCACGCTCGCAGTTCACCGACATGGAACTGTCGGAAGGGCTGCTGGTGATCTTCAACGACGCGGCCAACACGGAGCTGCCGGGCGTGGTCAAGCAGTTCGACGACGATCAGGTCACCATCGACTTCAACCATCCACTGGCTGGCAAGACCCTCAACTTCGAGGTGGAAATCCTCGAGGTGAAGGCCCTGTAA